The genomic window CCCCTCTTCTGAAATCATTGTATGGGAGGGTGCAGAATGTTGAGGGCTGTAGAGATCTAATATAACACCTAAGCTCTGTCTCTTTCTTAAGGACTTCATCCCACAATACAAGGCTGCTTGGGTTTACAAAGCATCAGCTCTTCGGCTTTTTACCCATCCCATAATATTCATCATCACACTGCAAATGGAAAACCAGCATATGTTTTCTCAAAGTCTCTCTTCACCTCCCAGATTGAGAGCCAGGCACAGATTTACTATTTTGTTTCCTAGGAGAAATATGGTAGGTAAGGGAGGCAGACACTGTGATAGAGATAGACAACAAGAATCTTACCTGGCAAGAATCTTTTCCACCTTCCAGGAAGCCAAGACAGAACATGTTGCTAGTAATTCTACGTGGGTAGGCCTTATGACAAACCGAGTCTGACAGGACAGGAGcatccagacactgaagaagtgaAGGAATCTCAGCTGCAGATTCTAAGGGTGAAGTTGAATTATTTATACTGACTcaatatttatttcctattttctattacttttcaTGAGAGTGTCTTTCACTGGTTTTCGAAGCTTCTTCTGGTTCTAAGGGAACCAGGCATGAATATGATGTGcaaaaaacatgcatacataaaacatagaaaataaaaatataaaaacaatgtataatgtagaaaagtttttttttttagtttggttttctaaATAGTTTTATTCATCAGCTTAACTCTTTCTTTGACTTTAATATCAGTGACCACTGCTCTCAAGTGCAGAGGCTTCAGTCAGCATGGAGTCCAATGGCCTCTGTTCCAGATACTTCCTCTATTTATAGTTTTTAACTCATCAGttgctgtgggaggtccttctgtccatgtattgcatttgttggttaatgaataaagtaactGTCTTGGtttgtgatagggcaaaagaacagagcaaggcagggaaaactaaacagaatgctgggtaaaAGGAGGccgagtcagggagaagccatggagccaccaccagagataaatatgctgaagctttgctggtaggccacgacctcgtggtgatgcacagattaatggaaatttgttaaattaagatgtaagagttagccaataagaaagtatagctaatgggccaagcagtaatttaaataatatagtgtcggtgtgattatttctgtGTGTAATCATTATTATGGTCACTAAGGCACTATTCATTTCCAGTACTCACACTTACTACTTTATatatcacagagacacttgccTGTCAGAAAGCCCCAGCCAGACACAAGGCATTCCATATCAGCTGATGGACAGCATTCTGGCAGAGGGATAGTAGATACTTGAGAGTTTAGGGTTGCTGGTGATTTCAGCTTAATCAGCATGATGTCATTGTCAACAGTCCATATACTAAAATCAGGATGGGGGATGATCTTAGCTGCATCAATGAACTGCTCACCACCTTCAAGTTTATGAATGTTGTGTTCCCCAAGACGCACCTGTATTTTGCTGGATTTAAAGATTACAAGTTTTagtgtccttgttcagctcatgtttaggtagTCGTGCTGGTGGGAATTTGTGGGCATATTTCTggacaaggatgacaccaatagaAAGGCTAAGGTACTGGGGAAAGGCcctgaggcctcaaccctacacacaGAGCTTTAGGTAAGTGCTACTGAGGGACAAGCCCATGAATTTGTTAACCAATATCAAATGATCAACCTTGAAAACATTATAGTAACATACTATGcatataaatatagaaaacatACAAGTAACTTTATAGAGACCAAGCaagttatatatacacacatatgtaagaaCAGTTAATGAtaaaaagaggtcatgagtttgaaagaAACTAAGGAGGGGTGTATGGGAGGAAGAtgtgaaggaagaaaatggaatggAAGATTGTGCAATTATATACCATAatatcaaagagaagaaaaaatttaataagtTTAAGTATCCAACATGAataccctttcctttctccaacacCCTCAATCATGAGCATAAACATAGCTCTCTATTTAAGCACTGAATCACTGAAGTAAGCACACACAATTAATCATTGCATGGGATACAGAATTCTTTAGTAAGAGTCACTGCTTGCAGAGACTTGTAGACCACCATCATCTTATAATTGGGAAGCATAGGAATAGAAACCAAGCATATCTTACAAAGTATTTCCATGTGGAAAGAATATTGGTAAATATTAACTGATACTCTCTACTTGTTAGAATCTCCAAGGCAACAGTAAGaggaatagaaataaatatagggACCAGATCAAATTATTTGTCTTGTGGCACTGGAAGtatcatgtccttttttttttgagacagggtttctctgtggctttggagcctgtcctggagaccaggctggtctcgaactcacagagatcctcctgcctctgcctccctaatgctgggattaaagacgtgcgccaccatcgcccggctcatgtccttttttttttaacatggtgtGTAGTCTTGTTCTGATTGATCTGTAATATTAGGCCTAGATTGGTTAACTCTTCTAAGGATCTATCAAAAAcgattctcctctctcttttgcaCTGTAATTTAGGAAGACAGCAATGAACTGTAAGAGTATACACCCATGTTACAGCTATCATAATAAATGCTTCACAATAAATTAATGCCATACCTAATAAAACTGTGGGATGACCAATGAGTCTCAGAGAATCTATCAAGCATAGATCTGTTTTTTGCTAAATTGAACTTGGTAGGCCTTTAGGATAAAGTGACTTTAGAGCATAAGGATGTGAATATTGGCTACTTACGGAGAATAACAGTGCGCAGCAGACAGCACCCACTGGTCAGTGATGAGAGATCCCCCACATATGTGAGATCCATCATTCAGTGACACTTGGTAGGGGACAGAATGCTTCTGACAAGTGTAGCCCCCAACGATCCTCTCATCATTCTCCTGAGTGAGGAAGGAAGCTGTGGGAGAAAAGCGAGGAGCTCTCTGTTACATGGCCCTATCATATTATTTCATGCACCAAGAAGCCTTATTTCAGACTAAGGTCCAAAGAGATGACAATGCTCTCCAGCATCACACAGTCAAGGCATATCCATGGTATGGTTAACTTTTCTTGATGACTTGATTAGATTTGGAACCACCTGGAAAACACACCTCTCTATCTTTGTGAGGTTATTACTGTGGAGGTTTTACTGCAGAAGGAAGACTCACTCGAATCATGAGTGGCACCATTCTGTGAGGTAGGGAGACTGAaacaaaggggagggggagaaagccTGATGAGCACCAGTGatatctctctgcttccagactgtCAGTATCATAGAGCCCACTGCCTTACCCTCCAACCATGACCATTATAAATCATCTCCAGCACAGCTTTCCAAGGCTGGCCACACCCTCTTCAACATGAGCCAAAacaatatttctttccttatgtGGTTCCTGTCTGGTTGTTTCACAACAATGAGTAAAGTGGCTAATATAACTGGGTTTATGTAATCTTTATGATTATTCATTTCTCTGTACCTTGAGCATGGACCCTACTTATATAGTGATGAATAAGCAAgtactattaaaatatattctttgtttgattaatttttcATTATGACATATACACAAGTACATATTCCATTCATAAACACATAGATTCATAAACACCTACCAATTTAGCCAGATCAGAGgctctttagaaaataaatgttctatCACCACCACTTACGATTTAACCATTTAAATCTGTCACCTCATCAATTTTCATGCAAATATGTAGAAAGATTTGCAATATGGGTTCGAGAGGTGGCTTAGTAGGCATAATTTGCTGTGCAGGcctgggacctgagttcagttttctAGCATCCTCATGAAAGTCTAGCATAGTGACAGGCTCTATAGCCCCAGTGCTGGATTGGAGGGAGAGCAACTGCAGACAGAGACATTAATTAGAACCCAGTGGTCAGTTAGCTTAAAATAGAAACTATTAAGTttagagagagaccttgtctcaaaaatgtaagGTAGAGGATAAGAGAAAGATATACAAAGTTGATGTCTGACCTTCACATTCACAGATAAGTACACCAGCACGtgggcatgcatacacacacacacacacacacacacacacacacacacaccccaccaacGGAAACCTTCCAGGAGTTTTATGGGTGTATGTTTGTGGAAGTTGattaaatgttaaaatgtaaaaatctaCCTacataaattcattaaaaaactCTTAAAAGCTATTGGAGAATTTTCCATCCTACAGAAAAATGACAACTTTGATTTTGTATTTAATCAACTTCTTTCTTGGAGTTGAGAATTAATTACCATACCATTTGTCAATTTATGAGTTCTAGAATATGAGCTCTAGACTAACATTctacagtgagtttcagaacagtatGCTCAAACTACAGGTGAAATTTTTAtctcaatgaaacaaaacactcTTGTCTACAAACACAAGAACACAAGTGAAAGTTAAAAGTCtatttgaatctatttttattattgtctgaCTATCCTACATCAAACAAGTTAGCCAGCATTTTCATATTTCCCCAATATCTATTGAGATTTCTTACAGCCTTACATGTGTTTTATTCAAAAAATTTGTTCTATTATTCAGTTCTTCAAATATTGTTaggaaagaaacttctagaaaagtGTACAAATGCATTACATATAGAAaagtattaaattttaataatacaattttagtagcattaaaaattaatttagtagTATTAAAACACTCATTTTTATCACAACTGCTTGACTTCTgagtttatattaaaaagttttcatttaaaaagtgtcTGAAAGCACAGTCTGAGATTTTTATCAATGAGAATAAAATGTTTGCATCTGTTGGGATTTTCTGGGTAAATAACTACAGCTTCATGTTCAGGGGACTTAGGCTTTGGTGATCATGGTCCCATTAAGTAGTACAGATTACTTTCACTCTGAATTCTTAGAAGTCAAtggaagcgtgtgtgtgtgtgtgtgtgtgtgtgtgtgtgtgtgtatactatacTTTCTCTTCAGTTCTAAATTTCTGGAGTCTACATGGAAGTTCAAAACACCTTCTGATTCTTTATGAGACAACCTTTGAGAATCGGTTCTTGATACTATGAATTTCCACTATCAAGTGAGATTTAATCTCTAATAAGCATAGGCACTATACACTCATGCCTCtactttttgaatttttgttgtCAGCCCTTATATTCAATGAACATTGTTGTTTTTCCCAGAACAAATTACAAACTTACAATTCTGACTCTTGTAGATTCATTAATTTGAAAGACTCACCAACAGTTCTGagtagaacaaagaagaaaatcttcaTGGTTGCTCACTGGGTCAGGACCAGGCAATAAGACGGATGTTTTTCTCATGAGTACTTATACCTTCATGTCTGTCAACGACACTGTGGTCTCAGGTGCCAAAAAATGATTTCACTGGAAACTCACAAATCTAAATTTAGAATCCTATTCTGTGACAGGTGGAGCATAACTCAAGACTTAATTAACTTTACCCCAGAAAGCTGTGGGAATGGAAGTGGAAAACCCACCTGGTTGGAACCAGTCTTCCCAAAAGGAAAATGTATTGGTATGAGGTCACACGTAACAGCTAAAACTTTCCAGATTCTCAACCAAATATGTTGATAACTGATTTGTTGACATTTGAACAATTTTCCAAGAAGTTATCATAACAACATAACTTGATATATTGGCTGTTTTGATGTGGATAAGTTCTGACTTATCATGGTGTCATTATTAATGGGacagcttgttttcctggtgaaagtaatcattttattatttaaaatatagtagaTTAAGAGAAAAAGCATAGTAATGATACCTAATTACTTTTCAATAATCTAAACCTTACAAAGTATAAGGGATGTAGAAATCCTACTTACATGGGGTTTCAATATCTGTAA from Microtus ochrogaster isolate Prairie Vole_2 unplaced genomic scaffold, MicOch1.0 UNK4, whole genome shotgun sequence includes these protein-coding regions:
- the LOC101996177 gene encoding trypsin V-A-like, with amino-acid sequence MKIFFFVLLRTVASFLTQENDERIVGGYTCQKHSVPYQVSLNDGSHICGGSLITDQWVLSAAHCYSPKIQVRLGEHNIHKLEGGEQFIDAAKIIPHPDFSIWTVDNDIMLIKLKSPATLNSQVSTIPLPECCPSADMECLVSGWGFLTGKSEIPSLLQCLDAPVLSDSVCHKAYPRRITSNMFCLGFLEGGKDSCQMDSGGPVVCNGKLQGVVSWGTGCAQKGKPGVYTKVCNYLNWIHQTISEN